A region of Daphnia carinata strain CSIRO-1 chromosome 10, CSIRO_AGI_Dcar_HiC_V3, whole genome shotgun sequence DNA encodes the following proteins:
- the LOC130701539 gene encoding protein jagged-1-like isoform X1 produces the protein MESFWWRRPCRTISDKNRNCSKRKKNCRTLSVSSMSFTSSAMIWIALLLSTAHLTMANASGFFELEVVALENPEGRLASGQCCGAEETGSSGTCQRECATHFRLCLKEYQSNVTVSSPCTYGNSSSPVLAGNSFTFVEPDKSNARLVIPFSFRWPRSFTLMLEAIDYNNSTRQSGDGASRREIERAVYSGILEPSADWHSLTHEGSQDRDLRLTYRVRVQCEPNYYNATCTKFCRPRNDMFGHYECDRNGDKTCMPGWTGATCETAVCKPGCHPINGQCEQPGECRCRWGWKGEFCDQCVPYPGCKHGYCNGNPWQCICETNWGGILCDQDLNYCGTREPCQNGGTCENTKPDEYLCKCPDGFSGTNCEVVDNVCATAPCQHGGTCTVATNGTSFNCTCPPGWTGDTCQINVDECQSSPCLNGATCVDLENGYRCQCADGWQGDTCHQDVDECSMAELCRNALSCENTPGNYTCRCVEGFHGRQCQYNVNDCDGHQCLNGATCIDLIGQYHCACRPGFNGPRCEINIDECSSQPCANGGECVDLVDGFKCICPLGYTGAQCQQTDTDLCHPNPCANGSPCFNTLGPLGGPDYYCLCPSHWQGKNCSRYRQPLAPPPPPSTQPNPQTESGSCWTPNGAGHCVHGRCVASEDGSAFSCQCDPGYSGHFCTDNVNDCADSPCRNGGTCIDGIDSFHCVCPKGYEGLTCDHNVDDCASNPCRHNGTCVDMVADFVCRCVDGWKGRTCSNRNQHCQNGENPCLNGATCVDDSDPEAGFTCRCTSGWRGSVCHLAEHMPCDANPCRNGATCLNTGQSFTCVCKEGFEGQHCQMEQRQTAASTTSSSTSCQWSGRLYPDNSSWDDGCNKCQCRAGLAVCTRVWCGPANCLEDPVHKVDKPCGPSELCLSAQSGCLRPPCPAYGQCRPLKPGRLLPVPATTASCWPNLTGNRLAPTCARLTLVLDRYRAQPGFSVQSLCGHLRKLAAAQSHLWDNFADQQQQLERPSLVILCDLKDNLDDVVQVTISMSETSFELGGSRATAAARVLGNVLSAYYKEGSSMGAVVDVKVETPYADVMESSDTSSQNHPSSDSSGSNYVVAIVCAILAGLVVVAGLLLLLLWRLRKRPAHSPSHSVNSSMDRSIEKSNNLQNEENLRLQQRRMKTLNVAELVDHPAKGSGVALSKKLSKVVEDVAVVSQEDSSSDDYSPVGRRDAIESSPIYKAPISVDVRNNIHLAARAGQIMDKELSLKVVVV, from the exons atggagtCGTTTTGGTGGAGGCGACCATGTCGGACGATTTCAgacaaaaatcgaaattgtagtaaaagaaaaaagaattgccgTACGTTAAGTGTGTCGTCAATGTCGTTCACATCGTCCGCCATGATTTGGATAGCCCTACTTTTATCCACAGCTCACCTGAcg ATGGCGAACGCGTCGGGCTTTTTCGAATTGGAAGTGGTTGCATTGGAAAACCCCGAGGGCCGGCTGGCCAGCGGCCAGTGCTGTGGCGCGGAGGAGACCGGTAGCTCCGGCACCTGTCAACGTGAATGCGCCACTCATTTCCGACTGTGCCTCAAGGAGTATCAAAGCAACGTGACGGTTTCGAGTCCGTGCACTTACGGCAACTCGTCCAGCCCCGTCTTGGCTGGCAATTCGTTCACCTTCGTTGAGCCGGACAAGTCCAACGCCAGACTCGTCATACCCTTCTCCTTCCGCTGGCCG AGGTCCTTCACTTTGATGCTGGAAGCGATAGACTACAACAATTCTACACGACAATCAG GTGATGGGGCGAGTCGTCGGGAGATTGAGCGGGCCGTCTATTCTGGAATTTTGGAGCCCAGCGCCGACTGGCACTCGCTGACTCACGAAGGATCGCAGGACCGCGATTTGCGGTTAACGTACCGCGTTCGCGTCCAGTGCGAGCCCAACTACTACAACGCCACTTGCACCAAGTTTTGCCGTCCGAGGAACGACATGTTCGGACACTACGAATGCGACCGGAACGGCGATAAGACCTGCATGCCCGGCTGGACTGGAGCCACCTGCGAAACAG CTGTTTGCAAACCTGGTTGCCATCCCATCAACGGCCAATGTGAACAACCCGGAGAGTGCAG GTGTCGATGGGGATGGAAAGGTGAATTTTGCGATCAATGCGTCCCGTATCCGGGATGCAAACACGGCTACTGTAACGGCAATCCATGGCAGTGCATTTGCGAAACAAATTGGGGCGGCATTCTCTGCGATCAAg attTGAATTACTGCGGTACTCGCGAACCGTGCCAAAATGGCGGCACCTGCGAGAATACCAAGCCGGACGAGTACCTGTGCAAATGTCCCGACGGCTTTTCCGGCACAAATTGCGAAGTGGTCGACAATGTTTGCGCTACGGCTCCTTGCCAACACGGCGGCACTTGTACCGTCGCCACCAACGGTACATCGTTCAACTGCACCTGCCCGCCAGGATGGACTGGAGACACTTGCCAAATCA ATGTGGATGAATGTCAGTCGTCTCCGTGTCTGAACGGCGCGACCTGCGTCGACCTGGAGAACGGCTACCGGTGCCAATGCGCCGACGGCTGGCAAGGCGACACTTGCCATCAAG ACGTGGACGAGTGTTCGATGGCCGAATTGTGCAGAAACGCGCTGAGTTGTGAGAACACACCTGGCAACTACACCTGTCGCTGTGTCGAAGGCTTTCACGGTCGCCAGTGTCAGTACAACGTCAACGATTGCGACGGCCATCAGTGCCTTAATGGCGCTACTTGCATCGATCTGATTGGCCAGTACCATTGCGCTTGCCGACCCGGTTTCAAcg GTCCACGGTGCGAGATCAACATTGACGAGTGCTCGAGTCAACCGTGCGCTAACGGAGGCGAGTGCGTCGACCTAGTCGATGGCTTCAAATGCATTTGCCCTTTGGGCTACACCGGTGCTCAATGCCAG CAGACGGATACGGATTTGTGCCACCCGAATCCTTGCGCCAACGGCTCGCCGTGCTTCAACACTCTTGGCCCACTAGGAGGCCCCGACTACTATTGCCTCTGTCCGAGCCACTGGCAAGGCAAAAACTGTTCACGATACCGACAGCCCCTAGCGCCGCCCCCGCCTCCATCCACCCAACCTAACCCAC AAACAGAGTCGGGCAGCTGTTGGACTCCCAATGGTGCCGGACATTGCGTCCACGGACGTTGCGTCGCTTCGGAAGATGGATCGGCCTTCTCGTGCCAATGCGATCCGGGCTATTCTGGACATTTCTGCACCGACA ACGTTAACGACTGCGCCGATAGCCCTTGTCGGAACGGCGGCACTTGCATCGACGGCATCGATTCCTTCCACTGTGTTTGCCCCAAAGGCTACGAGGGACTCACCTGCGATCACA ACGTAGACGACTGCGCGTCGAACCCGTGTCGCCATAACGGCACCTGCGTCGATATGGTGGCCGATTTCGTCTGCCGATGCGTCGACGGCTGGAAAGGCCGGACGTGCTCCAACCGGAACCAGCACTGCCAGAACGGTGAAAACCCTTGCCTGAACGGAGCCACCTGTGTCGATGACTCAGATCCCGAAGCCGGATTCACTTGTCGCTGCACAAGTGGATGGCGCGGTTCCGTCTGCCATCTAG CTGAGCATATGCCGTGCGACGCCAATCCGTGCCGCAACGGCGCTACGTGTCTCAACACTGGCCAGTCGTTCACCTGCGTCTGCAAAGAAGGCTTCGAGGGTCAACATTGCCAAATGGAGCAGCGACAGACGGCCGCTTCGACGACCAGCAGCTCGACTAGTTGCCAATGGTCTGGCCGTCTCTATCCGGATAATTCGTCGTGGGACGACGGGTGCAATAAGTGCCAATGCCGAGCTGGTCTGGCCGTCTGCACTCGAGTTTGGTGCGGGCCGGCCAACTGTCTGGAAGATCCCGTTCACAAGGTGGACAAGCCGTGCGGACCTTCGGAACTTTGCCTTTCGGCCCAGTCTGGCTGTTTGCGACCGCCGTGTCCGGCCTACGGCCAGTGCCGGCCGTTGAAACCCGGTAGGCTTTTGCCCGTTCCGGCCACCACGGCCTCGTGCTGGCCTAACTTGACGGGCAATCGGCTGGCGCCGACGTGCGCTCGCTTGACGCTCGTACTCGACCGATACAGGGCCCAGCCGGGATTCTCCGTGCAATCGCTGTGCGGACACTTGCGCAAATTGGCCGCCGCTCAGAGCCATCTGTGGGACAATTTCGCCGATCAACAGCAACAGCTGGAGAGACCCTCGCTGGTCATCCTCTGTGATCTCAAAGATAATCTCGATGATGTTGTCCAAGTCACCATC TCCATGTCGGAGACGTCGTTTGAACTTGGAGGAAGCCGGGCAACGGCCGCTGCCCGAGTACTTGGTAATGTCCTATCGGCCTACTACAAAGAAGGATCCTCAATGGGAGCTGTAGTAGACGTCAAAGTGGAGACACCCTACGCGGACGTGATGGAATCGTCGGACACGTCGTCTCAGAACCATCCGTCGTCGGACTCGTCCGGCAGCAATTACGTGGTGGCCATCGTCTGTGCCATACTGGCCGGCCTCGTCGTTGTGGCCGGTCTGCTGCTCTTGCTCTTGTGGCGGCTACGCAAACGGCCGGCTCACTCGCCGTCGCACAGCGTCAACAGCTCCATGGATCGATCCATTGAAAAGTCCAACAACTTGCAAAACGAGGAGAATTTGAGGCTGCAACAGCGTCGCATGAAGACGCTGAACGTCGCCGAGCTGGTGGACCATCCGGCCAAGGGGAGTGGAGTTGCGTTGTCGAAGAAATTGAGCAAAGTCGTCGAAGATGTGGCCGTTGTGTCGCAGGAAGATTCCTCTTCGGACGACTACTCTCCTGTCGGCCGGAGGGACGCCATCGAATCCAGTCCGATCTACAAAGCGCCGATCAGCGTTGACGTGCGGAATAACATCCACTTGGCGGCGAGAGCTGGCCAGATTATGGACAAGGAGCTTAGCCTCAAAGTCGTCGTCGTCTGA
- the LOC130701539 gene encoding protein jagged-1-like isoform X2 codes for MESFWWRRPCRTISDKNRNCSKRKKNCRTLSVSSMSFTSSAMIWIALLLSTAHLTMANASGFFELEVVALENPEGRLASGQCCGAEETGSSGTCQRECATHFRLCLKEYQSNVTVSSPCTYGNSSSPVLAGNSFTFVEPDKSNARLVIPFSFRWPRSFTLMLEAIDYNNSTRQSGDGASRREIERAVYSGILEPSADWHSLTHEGSQDRDLRLTYRVRVQCEPNYYNATCTKFCRPRNDMFGHYECDRNGDKTCMPGWTGATCETAVCKPGCHPINGQCEQPGECRCRWGWKGEFCDQCVPYPGCKHGYCNGNPWQCICETNWGGILCDQDLNYCGTREPCQNGGTCENTKPDEYLCKCPDGFSGTNCEVVDNVCATAPCQHGGTCTVATNGTSFNCTCPPGWTGDTCQINVDECQSSPCLNGATCVDLENGYRCQCADGWQGDTCHQDVDECSMAELCRNALSCENTPGNYTCRCVEGFHGRQCQYNVNDCDGHQCLNGATCIDLIGQYHCACRPGFNGPRCEINIDECSSQPCANGGECVDLVDGFKCICPLGYTGAQCQTDTDLCHPNPCANGSPCFNTLGPLGGPDYYCLCPSHWQGKNCSRYRQPLAPPPPPSTQPNPQTESGSCWTPNGAGHCVHGRCVASEDGSAFSCQCDPGYSGHFCTDNVNDCADSPCRNGGTCIDGIDSFHCVCPKGYEGLTCDHNVDDCASNPCRHNGTCVDMVADFVCRCVDGWKGRTCSNRNQHCQNGENPCLNGATCVDDSDPEAGFTCRCTSGWRGSVCHLAEHMPCDANPCRNGATCLNTGQSFTCVCKEGFEGQHCQMEQRQTAASTTSSSTSCQWSGRLYPDNSSWDDGCNKCQCRAGLAVCTRVWCGPANCLEDPVHKVDKPCGPSELCLSAQSGCLRPPCPAYGQCRPLKPGRLLPVPATTASCWPNLTGNRLAPTCARLTLVLDRYRAQPGFSVQSLCGHLRKLAAAQSHLWDNFADQQQQLERPSLVILCDLKDNLDDVVQVTISMSETSFELGGSRATAAARVLGNVLSAYYKEGSSMGAVVDVKVETPYADVMESSDTSSQNHPSSDSSGSNYVVAIVCAILAGLVVVAGLLLLLLWRLRKRPAHSPSHSVNSSMDRSIEKSNNLQNEENLRLQQRRMKTLNVAELVDHPAKGSGVALSKKLSKVVEDVAVVSQEDSSSDDYSPVGRRDAIESSPIYKAPISVDVRNNIHLAARAGQIMDKELSLKVVVV; via the exons atggagtCGTTTTGGTGGAGGCGACCATGTCGGACGATTTCAgacaaaaatcgaaattgtagtaaaagaaaaaagaattgccgTACGTTAAGTGTGTCGTCAATGTCGTTCACATCGTCCGCCATGATTTGGATAGCCCTACTTTTATCCACAGCTCACCTGAcg ATGGCGAACGCGTCGGGCTTTTTCGAATTGGAAGTGGTTGCATTGGAAAACCCCGAGGGCCGGCTGGCCAGCGGCCAGTGCTGTGGCGCGGAGGAGACCGGTAGCTCCGGCACCTGTCAACGTGAATGCGCCACTCATTTCCGACTGTGCCTCAAGGAGTATCAAAGCAACGTGACGGTTTCGAGTCCGTGCACTTACGGCAACTCGTCCAGCCCCGTCTTGGCTGGCAATTCGTTCACCTTCGTTGAGCCGGACAAGTCCAACGCCAGACTCGTCATACCCTTCTCCTTCCGCTGGCCG AGGTCCTTCACTTTGATGCTGGAAGCGATAGACTACAACAATTCTACACGACAATCAG GTGATGGGGCGAGTCGTCGGGAGATTGAGCGGGCCGTCTATTCTGGAATTTTGGAGCCCAGCGCCGACTGGCACTCGCTGACTCACGAAGGATCGCAGGACCGCGATTTGCGGTTAACGTACCGCGTTCGCGTCCAGTGCGAGCCCAACTACTACAACGCCACTTGCACCAAGTTTTGCCGTCCGAGGAACGACATGTTCGGACACTACGAATGCGACCGGAACGGCGATAAGACCTGCATGCCCGGCTGGACTGGAGCCACCTGCGAAACAG CTGTTTGCAAACCTGGTTGCCATCCCATCAACGGCCAATGTGAACAACCCGGAGAGTGCAG GTGTCGATGGGGATGGAAAGGTGAATTTTGCGATCAATGCGTCCCGTATCCGGGATGCAAACACGGCTACTGTAACGGCAATCCATGGCAGTGCATTTGCGAAACAAATTGGGGCGGCATTCTCTGCGATCAAg attTGAATTACTGCGGTACTCGCGAACCGTGCCAAAATGGCGGCACCTGCGAGAATACCAAGCCGGACGAGTACCTGTGCAAATGTCCCGACGGCTTTTCCGGCACAAATTGCGAAGTGGTCGACAATGTTTGCGCTACGGCTCCTTGCCAACACGGCGGCACTTGTACCGTCGCCACCAACGGTACATCGTTCAACTGCACCTGCCCGCCAGGATGGACTGGAGACACTTGCCAAATCA ATGTGGATGAATGTCAGTCGTCTCCGTGTCTGAACGGCGCGACCTGCGTCGACCTGGAGAACGGCTACCGGTGCCAATGCGCCGACGGCTGGCAAGGCGACACTTGCCATCAAG ACGTGGACGAGTGTTCGATGGCCGAATTGTGCAGAAACGCGCTGAGTTGTGAGAACACACCTGGCAACTACACCTGTCGCTGTGTCGAAGGCTTTCACGGTCGCCAGTGTCAGTACAACGTCAACGATTGCGACGGCCATCAGTGCCTTAATGGCGCTACTTGCATCGATCTGATTGGCCAGTACCATTGCGCTTGCCGACCCGGTTTCAAcg GTCCACGGTGCGAGATCAACATTGACGAGTGCTCGAGTCAACCGTGCGCTAACGGAGGCGAGTGCGTCGACCTAGTCGATGGCTTCAAATGCATTTGCCCTTTGGGCTACACCGGTGCTCAATGCCAG ACGGATACGGATTTGTGCCACCCGAATCCTTGCGCCAACGGCTCGCCGTGCTTCAACACTCTTGGCCCACTAGGAGGCCCCGACTACTATTGCCTCTGTCCGAGCCACTGGCAAGGCAAAAACTGTTCACGATACCGACAGCCCCTAGCGCCGCCCCCGCCTCCATCCACCCAACCTAACCCAC AAACAGAGTCGGGCAGCTGTTGGACTCCCAATGGTGCCGGACATTGCGTCCACGGACGTTGCGTCGCTTCGGAAGATGGATCGGCCTTCTCGTGCCAATGCGATCCGGGCTATTCTGGACATTTCTGCACCGACA ACGTTAACGACTGCGCCGATAGCCCTTGTCGGAACGGCGGCACTTGCATCGACGGCATCGATTCCTTCCACTGTGTTTGCCCCAAAGGCTACGAGGGACTCACCTGCGATCACA ACGTAGACGACTGCGCGTCGAACCCGTGTCGCCATAACGGCACCTGCGTCGATATGGTGGCCGATTTCGTCTGCCGATGCGTCGACGGCTGGAAAGGCCGGACGTGCTCCAACCGGAACCAGCACTGCCAGAACGGTGAAAACCCTTGCCTGAACGGAGCCACCTGTGTCGATGACTCAGATCCCGAAGCCGGATTCACTTGTCGCTGCACAAGTGGATGGCGCGGTTCCGTCTGCCATCTAG CTGAGCATATGCCGTGCGACGCCAATCCGTGCCGCAACGGCGCTACGTGTCTCAACACTGGCCAGTCGTTCACCTGCGTCTGCAAAGAAGGCTTCGAGGGTCAACATTGCCAAATGGAGCAGCGACAGACGGCCGCTTCGACGACCAGCAGCTCGACTAGTTGCCAATGGTCTGGCCGTCTCTATCCGGATAATTCGTCGTGGGACGACGGGTGCAATAAGTGCCAATGCCGAGCTGGTCTGGCCGTCTGCACTCGAGTTTGGTGCGGGCCGGCCAACTGTCTGGAAGATCCCGTTCACAAGGTGGACAAGCCGTGCGGACCTTCGGAACTTTGCCTTTCGGCCCAGTCTGGCTGTTTGCGACCGCCGTGTCCGGCCTACGGCCAGTGCCGGCCGTTGAAACCCGGTAGGCTTTTGCCCGTTCCGGCCACCACGGCCTCGTGCTGGCCTAACTTGACGGGCAATCGGCTGGCGCCGACGTGCGCTCGCTTGACGCTCGTACTCGACCGATACAGGGCCCAGCCGGGATTCTCCGTGCAATCGCTGTGCGGACACTTGCGCAAATTGGCCGCCGCTCAGAGCCATCTGTGGGACAATTTCGCCGATCAACAGCAACAGCTGGAGAGACCCTCGCTGGTCATCCTCTGTGATCTCAAAGATAATCTCGATGATGTTGTCCAAGTCACCATC TCCATGTCGGAGACGTCGTTTGAACTTGGAGGAAGCCGGGCAACGGCCGCTGCCCGAGTACTTGGTAATGTCCTATCGGCCTACTACAAAGAAGGATCCTCAATGGGAGCTGTAGTAGACGTCAAAGTGGAGACACCCTACGCGGACGTGATGGAATCGTCGGACACGTCGTCTCAGAACCATCCGTCGTCGGACTCGTCCGGCAGCAATTACGTGGTGGCCATCGTCTGTGCCATACTGGCCGGCCTCGTCGTTGTGGCCGGTCTGCTGCTCTTGCTCTTGTGGCGGCTACGCAAACGGCCGGCTCACTCGCCGTCGCACAGCGTCAACAGCTCCATGGATCGATCCATTGAAAAGTCCAACAACTTGCAAAACGAGGAGAATTTGAGGCTGCAACAGCGTCGCATGAAGACGCTGAACGTCGCCGAGCTGGTGGACCATCCGGCCAAGGGGAGTGGAGTTGCGTTGTCGAAGAAATTGAGCAAAGTCGTCGAAGATGTGGCCGTTGTGTCGCAGGAAGATTCCTCTTCGGACGACTACTCTCCTGTCGGCCGGAGGGACGCCATCGAATCCAGTCCGATCTACAAAGCGCCGATCAGCGTTGACGTGCGGAATAACATCCACTTGGCGGCGAGAGCTGGCCAGATTATGGACAAGGAGCTTAGCCTCAAAGTCGTCGTCGTCTGA